Proteins from a genomic interval of Candidatus Neomarinimicrobiota bacterium:
- a CDS encoding prephenate dehydratase produces MAKIGIQGGKGSFSEEAAKVFAVNNGIDPFEIDYLITSEKAIAAVENDDVDYGVFAIENAKGGVVIESVEALANHKCKIIEMFHISISQNLLVRQDTLIGDITEIYSHQQALRQCRDFLAEHFWTRPLVEADDTAESARRLSEGKIPETAAVVASKYCADLYGLTILQEDIQDLKNNLTLFIGIKKFG; encoded by the coding sequence TTGGCTAAAATCGGAATTCAGGGAGGAAAAGGGAGTTTTTCGGAGGAAGCAGCGAAAGTATTCGCCGTCAACAACGGCATTGATCCATTTGAGATAGATTACCTGATCACTTCGGAAAAAGCCATAGCAGCAGTTGAGAATGACGATGTAGATTACGGAGTATTTGCGATAGAAAACGCCAAGGGGGGAGTGGTTATCGAAAGCGTTGAGGCGCTCGCTAATCATAAATGTAAAATTATTGAGATGTTTCATATATCCATCAGTCAAAATTTGTTAGTAAGACAAGATACGTTAATAGGTGACATCACAGAAATATACTCTCATCAGCAAGCGTTGAGACAATGCCGGGATTTTCTTGCGGAACATTTTTGGACAAGACCGTTGGTAGAAGCTGACGATACTGCTGAATCAGCGCGCAGGCTGTCAGAGGGTAAAATACCGGAAACAGCCGCTGTCGTAGCATCGAAATATTGCGCTGATCTTTACGGGTTAACGATATTACAGGAAGATATTCAGGATTTGAAGAACAATCTTACGCTATTTATAGGGATTAAAAAATTCGGATAG